The genomic DNA CCTAAATACCAACGTCTCGACTAAGAAGAAGCTTCGCAGAGCTAAATACAAGTCTCGGGTGTTCGTGTTTGTCGTTCTTACGTTaatccattttttttttactcaGGACCCTTGCAGCAATTTTTCCCGGCTCGACAGCAGGGTGACGCCTCTGGTCAATAACGATTACCTACAATTCAAAATGGTGTCAAATAGCAAGAATAGACATCGAGAATTACTACGGAAAAGCCGATTACATGTATCTGGATAGGCAACGTGTAAATGGTCAAGAGAGGTGACTTACAGGAGGGCATTTCTTCGTCGGAGGATGCTGCCAAAAATCGGCGGAAAAGGCGGAAACCAATCAAATCATGTGCGTTTTGcaggaaaaggaaactaCGCTGTGACCAGCAAAAACCAATGTGCTTAACTTGTAAGTCGAGGGGTCGCCCTGATTGCCTCTACACACAGGAATTCACACACAGTATAGAGCCGGATGAGCTATTTGGCAGCACTCCTAATATCGAATTGTTGCAGAAAGTCGACGagttggaaaagaaactaaatGGTAAAGGATTGGAGAGGGAAAATGTAGCggagaagaggaaaacagCTCGAAACCCATATGCCAACCTTTACCACTTTCAATGTAAAGGTTCGGGTAGGAGAATAGCGTACGGTCCCACATCTTTGAGAACGTACCTCTTCAACGATAATGTGGAGTTTGTGAAGAGATATAATCAATTACGGTCCAGGAAAGTCAAAATCGAAATCAACAAGTGGAAAGCTGCAAACACATGGACGATGATGTCAGAATTTGGGGTTCTAGAAAGTACATTAGTCGAAAATAACAATTCTAATGTTTTAAAACAGATTTGTGAATCTCTACCATCATATGAACAGACTTTAAATATCATTACagactttttttgtaaCGAACGGGGGACTAATGACATAAATCAGGTAttggataaaaataaagttattaatgatttcaaatcttcatttCTTCCAGGCAACAAATTGCAATCGAATGGTGAAAGACCCATTGAAACTTTATTGCTctcaataaataaaaactaCTACAAAATCGGTGTCATCTTAATGATTCTGTGCATATGTCATTTCTATGAGAATACGCCACCGGAGgttgaaaaatatgttgTCATGCTGACAGGATTTACCACGGCCAAGGCGTCTTTCATTGAGCATGCTCAATTTATCTTGCTGAGATACCATCACCGTGAATTGTTCTTAGCATGCGGGGATGATTCTCATATGATTAGTCTGGTTGATTTATTGTGTAGCTCAGCCGTTACGCTGGGCCTACACCTAGATATAAGAGAAGTTTACAAggatcaagaaaatattgtcGGAAGTTTAAAAAGTCTAGAAAACTTATGGATTTGGATTCTTTTATCTGATTTTAATGTCTCTTTGAATGTCGGAAGATGCTTGGCCATCAGCTCCTCATATTTTCAAGCTGACGAATACgaaaacgatgatgatTCGCATACTAAAACAGTCAATGGTTTACCGGCCACTTTATTTGGTGAATCTGATACATGTGTGAGTAAGATAAAAAGGTTTCTGAGACTAGCCAGGCCAATGGTCGATGAAATTTATGACAAGAGCTGCTTCCCagatttagaaaaaaactgtaaaATTCTGATAGATTTTGTAGAGACAGAATTTGCTCCAATTTCATATTTCACTAGCAGTGATTTAATATCTAAGGTTCCTTTGGGCGAAACCAAAGTGCTTTTGCAAGTTTTAAATTTACTGCTAACATTTTATTCGTTGAGATTTTTGGTTTCGAGGGAAAGGGGCgttgttttgaagaataatattttgCAAACTATCTTAGTTTCGTTTTCTGTGGTTATCAATACAACCAGAATGTGTTTCGATTTGGATAAAAAGCATTTCCCTGAACTCTTTGCACCTGATTGTCCTAATCTATCACCGTTTATGGCTTTATCATTAGCGTACACGaattttctgtttccaaGGGCATCCTCTGTATTTTGCTCCTTTCTTTATCACAACTTAACACTTTTCGAAAAGGGACACTATCTATCCTCCGATAATATAGATCAAAATCTGGCTGATTGGGATTTATCCACTTTAAATATTCCCTTGGATAAAGACATAAATATACTCTCTGCGTTTCAGACCTATTCAGAGATTTTTGATGGATGGTTAAATTCCAACAATCAGGAGTTAAGAAACATCATGTGCCGTTCTTGTACATTCGTTGCCATTATTGCGATGGAAAGCATTTGCAGGACcgttttgaagaaagttATTGAATGTAGAACTAGGGTTGAAAACTCAAGGTTGCAACAATTGCACAACATAAATACTCCCATCGATCCTAGTTTAAATGATTTGCATGTCACAACTAACAACGTACCAATGGGAGATGCGCCAGCTGTGCTCCTCCCGGACGcacaaaataataataacactGTCAACAGCGGGAGCACTCAACAAGAGTTGACAAGCAAGGACAACTCCGATGTACAAAATAACGAGGCTGGGCTGGCTCAAATCATATCAGATGAATTTTGGGCGGCTTACAATACTGGCTGGGAAGAATTAATGAACCAGCCGGACTATAAATGTTTATTCGACACACATTAGAAAAAAGACTAGTCTCGACCGAACCGAAGACTAGTTGTTTCATAGCATTAGAAACACTGAAggatataaataaaatatgtaTACTATAACGAGAGACGGATTTTTAACTATACGGCTGTTGCATCCAGTGGATATTTCCgcatgttgaaaaattgatataAGTGAGCAGTAACGAAAGCCTCAAGCACACAACCAAAACAGCcctcaaagaaaataacgGAACACTATGTTGGGCATGGCCAAATTGTTCACTATCGGGCCAACCTGCTGTTCACCCCTGCCAAACACTTCAAACCTGCCTAAATCTGCGGATTGGTGTCAGTAATTAGTTGCCAACTCCATGGGACAGCCCATGGCGACGGCCGCGAAGCGCCCTGGGAGAAATTAAGGGGCGGTTGCACTATCAGCTAAAGTATAAAGGCAGAGAAGCAGAGGCAGAAGCAGGGAGGTTTTCGGTTCTAGGTGTTTGTcatgtcttttttttcgtaaGAGATCATAACAGTCgaaatagaagaagaatagtCACAGCATAGTCACAGCATGGGGTCTCAAGATTTGGCTAGTTTAGTTGGCAGATTCAAGTACGTTAGGGTCCTGGATTCGAACCCTCACACGAAGACCATCTCATTATTGGGCAGTATAGACGGGAAAGATGCCGTATTAACTGCAGAAAAGACACATTTCATATTCGATGAAACGGTTCGTAGACCTTCTCAAAGTGGCCGTAGCACGcctgttttctttcaccGTGAAATAGACGAGTATTCCTTTTTGGATGGTATCACGGACTTGAAAGAACTGACTTCAAATGACATCTACTATTGGGGGCTGTCTGTTTTGAAGCAAGACATCCTACACAACCCAACCGCAAAAGTCAATTTGATTTGGCCCGCCTCGCAATTCCACATCAAGGGCTACGACCAGCAGGATTTACATGTCGTTAGAGAAACTCCCGAAATGTATGCTAATATGGTTGTTCCTTTCATCCAGGAGATGTGTACGAGCGAAAGGATGAAGTGGGTCAACAATATTCTTTACGAGGGCGCTGAAGATGATAGAGTCGTCTACAAGGAATACAGCGAGAGGAATAAAGACGACGGATTTGTCATCTTACCCGATATGAAGTGGGATGGGATCAACATTGATTCGCTATACCTGGTCGCTATTGTGTACAGAGATGATATCAAATCCTTGAGAGACTTGGGTCCCAAGCATAGGGACTGGTTGATCAAACTGAATAAAAAGATTAAGACGATTATTCCTCAACACTATGATTATAATGTGAATCCAGACGAATTAAGAGTTTTTGTCCATTACCAGCCCTCCTATTACCACTTCCATGTCCATATAGTAAATATAAGACACCCGGGTGTGGGCGAAGAGAGAGGCGCGGGGAAAACAATGTTGCTGGAAGACATTATAGAAGCGTTGGGTTTCTTGGGCCCTGATGGTTACATGAAGAAAACTCTTACGTATGTCATTGGTGAAAACCATGAATTATGGAAAAAGGGCTTTAAGgaagaagttcaaaaacaattagAGCATGATGGCATTGCTACTAGCCCTGAAAAGGGTTCCGGCTTCCACGCTAGTTTGAGTTGAAGGTATGATACAAGCTCTTTTTATTCCTTTTAGTACCTTTTCTTYATATTCTTAATATTGAAACGAAGAGACGACGGTATATAAATGTCTTATATAAATGTACGTAAACTTCCACAATGGATTTTAAAATTCTGTTATGAGAAAACGATCTGTATGTCTGCATTACAAATGTAGTCGTCCGACCTATTTATAGTGCTCTCTTCCCTTCTTTCGTTCTTGTATAGCCTTGGGAGCATTCTGTCAGTGATTTAAAGACGCGCGAAGAAACAGTGCTAAGTAACCAAGTAGTGCAAAGCGAGTGgtgaaaaagacaaaaagcTCGATCGTTTTCAGGAAAGAGAATCCAAACAACGAAAAGAAGTACTCATAACAGTTCAGCCGGCCTCGAACAAATAGTCTGGTTATTATCAAGCATTTAAAAGGGTAGTTATTTTCCAGCAAATCACAGATACCCTTATCATGTCCGTTCAAGATACTAAAGCGGTCGAGCTTTCTATGGGTCACATTAGATCATCATCCGTATCGTTGGTAGCAGAGGCTACCTCAAATATGAATAGTGAACacaaaatttctaaagTCCAGATTTATGAGGATTTGTGCCGATACGAAGATATATTGGGTAAATTAGTGGAATCAGTAGATCGTTTTAAGCCAAACCTAGAAATCGCTAAGGATTTGATTAGAACCGACGAGAGTCTGTTTAATAATGTCAAACTGCTCGCTGACTATGATAAGATTGATCTTGATTTGCGAAAAATAGACAAAGACTCCGAAGAACTGGATTCTAAAACTAGAAAGATattagaaattttgaatgaatGCCATGATGAATTGAGTGCACTACCGATGCTAGAACAAGTGGAGTTCGAGAAAAAGACAATCTTACAACAGAGATCCAAAATCAACTCTACTGCACTATTGGATTACGCTACAAAGTTATCCAAGTTTACTAGAATACCACCAACGTTCGATAAAGGAACGGTGGGTCCCAATAATTTTATATGGCCTGCAGAAGACGCACTACGGAGAGGTATGCTTGCTATGGCCTCATTACACAGTAAAGAATTAACTAGAATACCAGGCGAAGAAGAGCAAGGAGCTGAAGAAGTGCCGAATGACACTCTCTCTCAAAATGGACGCcagaaggagaagaaagagagcAGGGAAAATTCACCCGAAAATTTACCGGCGAAGGACTCATTTATATTCAATGGTGCCGCTAATAAAGACACTGAGCAAGCAGGTGATGACAAAGACaaaactgaagaagataacAATGAAGATGCCCTAGACCTTGATCTAGATTTATTTGATCCAGAAGATTTCTAAGCCCACAAATAGGGATCCTTTCCCTGTGGAAGTAGAGGTAAAAAACTCGACGATAACTTATGTATGTAAATGCGTATATATAACTACACATATATCTGATACAGTATGTGAAAAGTacacaaaaaacaaaaagtaatGTCAGCAACCATTTC from Saccharomyces eubayanus strain FM1318 chromosome VIII, whole genome shotgun sequence includes the following:
- the YRM1 gene encoding Yrm1p; amino-acid sequence: MVKRGDLQEGISSSEDAAKNRRKRRKPIKSCAFCRKRKLRCDQQKPMCLTCKSRGRPDCLYTQEFTHSIEPDELFGSTPNIELLQKVDELEKKLNGKGLERENVAEKRKTARNPYANLYHFQCKGSGRRIAYGPTSLRTYLFNDNVEFVKRYNQLRSRKVKIEINKWKAANTWTMMSEFGVLESTLVENNNSNVLKQICESLPSYEQTLNIITDFFCNERGTNDINQVLDKNKVINDFKSSFLPGNKLQSNGERPIETLLLSINKNYYKIGVILMILCICHFYENTPPEVEKYVVMLTGFTTAKASFIEHAQFILLRYHHRELFLACGDDSHMISLVDLLCSSAVTLGLHLDIREVYKDQENIVGSLKSLENLWIWILLSDFNVSLNVGRCLAISSSYFQADEYENDDDSHTKTVNGLPATLFGESDTCVSKIKRFLRLARPMVDEIYDKSCFPDLEKNCKILIDFVETEFAPISYFTSSDLISKVPLGETKVLLQVLNLLLTFYSLRFLVSRERGVVLKNNILQTILVSFSVVINTTRMCFDLDKKHFPELFAPDCPNLSPFMALSLAYTNFLFPRASSVFCSFLYHNLTLFEKGHYLSSDNIDQNLADWDLSTLNIPLDKDINILSAFQTYSEIFDGWLNSNNQELRNIMCRSCTFVAIIAMESICRTVLKKVIECRTRVENSRLQQLHNINTPIDPSLNDLHVTTNNVPMGDAPAVLLPDAQNNNNTVNSGSTQQELTSKDNSDVQNNEAGLAQIISDEFWAAYNTGWEELMNQPDYKCLFDTH
- the DCS2 gene encoding 5'-(N(7)-methyl 5'-triphosphoguanosine)-(mRNA) diphosphatase, encoding MGSQDLASLVGRFKYVRVLDSNPHTKTISLLGSIDGKDAVLTAEKTHFIFDETVRRPSQSGRSTPVFFHREIDEYSFLDGITDLKELTSNDIYYWGLSVLKQDILHNPTAKVNLIWPASQFHIKGYDQQDLHVVRETPEMYANMVVPFIQEMCTSERMKWVNNILYEGAEDDRVVYKEYSERNKDDGFVILPDMKWDGINIDSLYLVAIVYRDDIKSLRDLGPKHRDWLIKLNKKIKTIIPQHYDYNVNPDELRVFVHYQPSYYHFHVHIVNIRHPGVGEERGAGKTMLLEDIIEALGFLGPDGYMKKTLTYVIGENHELWKKGFKEEVQKQLEHDGIATSPEKGSGFHASLS
- the MED4 gene encoding Med4p, whose protein sequence is MSVQDTKAVELSMGHIRSSSVSLVAEATSNMNSEHKISKVQIYEDLCRYEDILGKLVESVDRFKPNLEIAKDLIRTDESLFNNVKLLADYDKIDLDLRKIDKDSEELDSKTRKILEILNECHDELSALPMLEQVEFEKKTILQQRSKINSTALLDYATKLSKFTRIPPTFDKGTVGPNNFIWPAEDALRRGMLAMASLHSKELTRIPGEEEQGAEEVPNDTLSQNGRQKEKKESRENSPENLPAKDSFIFNGAANKDTEQAGDDKDKTEEDNNEDALDLDLDLFDPEDF